The Huiozyma naganishii CBS 8797 chromosome 1, complete genome genome window below encodes:
- the KNAG0A06945 gene encoding uncharacterized protein (Ty like retrotransposon) has translation MGLLNPLEPSARNTFGTTFSKSHEVDKIENYPRAAQGILEDVRRRVSQEQDRVSLKKNQALRPSNFKVGQMVLIKKDAYMKPKPGQKFHFLWYGPYAILEVINPNSYRVETGTDTLRHCVLNARDLKPFSKRENDYGRIPPLTREAQLANFSWPTSTKLLVWEIWICAQRKPGLKLSERMQNCGIRYDYRMFI, from the coding sequence ATGGGACTTCTCAACCCATTAGAACCTTCGGCACGCAACACGTTCGGCACAACGTTTAGCAAGAGTCATGAGGTGGACAAAATAGAAAATTACCCACGAGCAGCCCAAGGAATCCTTGAGGACGTTCGCCGTAGGGTGTCACAAGAGCAAGACAGAGTCTCGCTCAAGAAAAACCAAGCGCTGCGGCCTAGtaacttcaaagtgggTCAAATGGTGTTAATCAAAAAGGACGCTTACATGAAACCGAAACCGGGACAGAAATTCCATTTCTTGTGGTATGGACCATATGCGATCTTGGAAGTCATCAATCCGAACTCGTACCGAGTGGAGACTGGGACGGACACGCTTCGTCACTGTGTGCTCAATGCGCGGGATTTGAAACCTTTCTCGAAGCGGGAGAATGATTACGGACGTATCCCACCTTTGACTCGCGAAGCTCAGTTGGCCAACTTCAGTTGGCCAACCTCAACCAAATTGTTGGTTTGGGAAATCTGGATATGCGCCCAGAGAAAGCCCGGGTTGAAACTATCTGAAAGGATGCAGAATTGTGGGATACGATATGACTACCGTATGTTTATTTGA
- the KNAG0A06930 gene encoding reverse transcriptase family protein (Ty like retrotransposon): protein MIEEDRDYAIIGPLPSVQVQVGNEEFSAFFNTGASSNYISSRCVANLDPAYYTEHHWENKPQVKASNGTRMKVKSQIVLDCIVTSRRIKFALWVIENLAHDCFLGIPFKEEFKDVVLLELSRNVKLTTMKDYYQICSAAEARRDLQNPNTEVQLFWISSADPKGLPQSNIETQNILKEFKEVVVDTLPNKPTQQRETKHKVDLIPGSAPVARRPYRMGPAEKEELERQLHDLLEAGRVEESTSPFAAPVLFVKKKDGTRRLCCNFRGLNDITIKSKFPIPRIDECFDMLSDASVFSQLDLVSGYH from the coding sequence ATgattgaagaagatcgcGATTATGCCATCATCGGTCCTTTGCCTAGTGTACAGGTCCAGGTGGGTAACGAGGAGTTTTCGGCTTTCTTTAATACAGGCGCTTCATCCAACTATATATCCAGTAGGTGTGTAGCTAACCTAGACCCTGCTTATTATACAGAGCACCATTGGGAGAATAAACCTCAGGTGAAAGCTTCCAACGGTACACGGATGAAAGTGAAGAGCCAGATCGTATTGGATTGTATTGTGACATCTCGTCGGATTAAGTTTGCGTTGTGGGTAATTGAAAATTTAGCACACGATTGTTTCCTAGGTATccctttcaaagaagaattCAAGGACGTAGTTTTGTTGGAACTTAGCCGCAATGTCAAACTCACGACCATGAAGGACTACTACCAGATCTGTTCCGCTGCGGAAGCTCGCAGAGACCTGCAGAATCCAAACACGGAAGTTCAACTATTCTGGATTAGCAGTGCAGATCCGAAGGGGCTCCCTCAATCCAACATTGAAACTCAAAACATTCTGAAAGAGTTTAAGGAGGTTGTTGTGGATACCTTACCAAATAAACCAACCCAGCAACGTGAAACGAAACATAAGGTGGACCTGATCCCAGGTTCCGCACCAGTAGCTCGCCGTCCATATCGTATGGGCCCCGCCGAGAAGGAAGAACTCGAACGACAGCTGCATGATTTACTGGAAGCTGGTCGTGTCGAGGAATCCACGTCACCGTTTGCCGCCCCTGTCCTATTCgtaaagaagaaagacgGAACTCGGAGGTTGTGTTGCAACTTCCGAGGGCTGAACGATATTACTATTAAGAGCAAATTCCCAATTCCGAGAATTGATGAATGTTTTGACATGCTATCTGATGCGTCTGTTTTCAGTCAACTGGATCTTGTTAGTGGTTACCATTAA
- the RSC4 gene encoding Rsc4p (similar to Saccharomyces cerevisiae RSC4 (YKR008W); ancestral locus Anc_2.518), which yields MPHTYMDDENSANAGEQARYMAGKNPRHYNFPPVIYNEALRPKSELYRDPDWSIPKFDLFVTYTLENLMDKYRVLFKDFFKLPSRKFHPQYYYKIEQPISLKEIMSRDYEYAGGSRIFLLDIELLAKNCHAYNEDDSLIVKNAYQMVNYIKYEMLRAKNISKDYMISGKIKTKLQEVWQRIADAREPEILKVLKYNETDGRDYKLSEPFMDRVDEEELAEYYEVIHRPMALNVVKKNLDEGKYSTLYDFILDLYLTFDNAMIFNDKGTPIYESALLLWEFTQVLINDKLFPELKEAQERGELDLEYNKFEFSRNARKRALAIDADVPGEEHPSDTEPAHKGAITANDDDEDDDDDDDDETKHEPIATATSEETKDGDNVKVDEEEEVQERDDEEAKLSNVEGLGNGYTRTLLPDDYLLPSNSKLRNPNSNKRIKLNVMATETPRPDLPIFNIVKSLKREPTSDSYSTEKKVFKVIGEISVYTASSMYQQAMNPLPGSRPPCVQDWAQYDFNMKGLNQTENTYSFAVQPMQTFLTVVTKLNDVVTKSNLTVNNENIPSAKSQLPISSSLMDNSQNPNGTSGNNTDKYEIILNEGINHIKFDCQHTTHGGESVNIWVNVLP from the coding sequence ATGCCGCACACATATATGGACGATGAAAACTCCGCGAACGCCGGCGAACAGGCCCGGTACATGGCCGGTAAAAATCCAAGACATTATAACTTCCCCCCAGTGATATACAATGAGGCGTTGAGGCCCAAATCGGAACTTTACAGGGATCCAGACTGGTCGATTCCTAAGTTTGATCTTTTCGTTACGTatactttggaaaatttgatGGATAAGTATAGggttctgttcaaagacttTTTTAAGCTACCAAGCAGGAAATTCCACCCGCAGTACTACTACAAGATTGAACAGCCAATATCATTGAAGGAGATTATGTCAAGGGATTACGAGTATGCAGGTGGGTCGAGgatctttcttttggataTTGAACTTTTGGCAAAGAATTGTCACGCGTACAACGAGGATGACAGCTTGATAGTGAAAAATGCTTATCAGATGGTCAATTACATCAAATATGAGATGCTAAGAGCCAAAAATATAAGTAAAGATTATATGATATCAGGCAAAATCAAAACGAAGCTTCAAGAAGTGTGGCAAAGAATTGCAGACGCTAGGGAGCCGGAGATattgaaagtgttgaagtACAATGAAACAGATGGCCGTGACTATAAACTAAGTGAACCATTTATGGATCGGgttgatgaggaagaactAGCTGAGTACTATGAGGTTATTCACAGACCGATGGCATTGAATGTTGTAAAGAAAAACCTGGATGAGGGGAAATATTCCACTCTTTACGACTTCATTTTGGATCTGTACTTAACTTTTGACAACGCAATGATCTTTAACGATAAGGGGACTCCGATTTACGAAAGTGCTTTACTTCTATGGGAATTCACGCAAGTCCTGATCAACGATAAACTCTTCCCAGAATTAAAGGAAGCTCAGGAACGCGGTGAGTTGGATCTAGAATACAACAAGTTTGAATTCAGTAGGAATGCGCGTAAGCGTGCATTAGCTATAGATGCAGATGTCCCAGGGGAAGAGCATCCATCGGATACGGAACCTGCTCATAAAGGTGCGATAACAGcaaatgatgatgatgaagatgatgatgatgatgatgacgatgaaacGAAACATGAGCCAATAGCAACTGCGACTTCCGAAGAAACGAAGGACGGTGACAATGTCAAAGtcgacgaagaagaagaagttcagGAACGagacgatgaggaggcTAAACTAAGTAATGTTGAAGGTCTAGGCAATGGTTACACGAGAACTTTGCTTCCAGACGATTATCTGTTGCCGTCAAACAGTAAGCTGAGAAATCCTAATTCCAACAAAAGGATAAAACTAAATGTAATGGCAACGGAAACGCCTAGACCGGATTTGCCAATTTTCAATATCGTCAAATCCTTAAAGAGGGAACCTACTTCTGATAGTTACTCCACCGAGAAAAAGGTATTCAAAGTCATTGGCGAGATCTCTGTATACACTGCTAGTAGCATGTATCAGCAGGCGATGAATCCGCTTCCGGGCTCAAGGCCACCATGTGTACAGGATTGGGCACAGTACGATTTCAATATGAAAGGCTTGAACCAAACTGAAAATACTTACTCCTTTGCAGTGCAACCAATGCAGACATTTTTAACGGTTGTGACCAAACTGAATGATGTTGTGACAAAGAGTAATCTAACGGTAAACAACGAAAATATTCCCTCGGCGAAGAGTCAATTACCTATATCATCATCTTTAATGGACAACTCACAAAATCCAAACGGTACCTCCGGTAACAACACTGACAAATATGAAATCATCTTGAATGAAGGAATTAACCATATCAAATTTGATTGCCAACACACTACTCATGGTGGAGAATCTGTGAATATCTGGGTCAACGTGTTACCGTGA
- the FOX2 gene encoding bifunctional hydroxyacyl-CoA dehydrogenase/enoyl-CoA hydratase FOX2 (similar to Saccharomyces cerevisiae FOX2 (YKR009C); ancestral locus Anc_2.521) produces MSDTLSFKGRVVIVTGAGGGLGKVYALEFAKRGAKVVVNDLGGTLGGAGSDSKAADVVVEQIKREYNGEAVANYDSVNGANAANIVKTAVDAFGRVDVLVNNAGILRDASFAKMDAQQFASVVDVHLNGAYKLTKAAWPYMRDQKFGRIINTASPAGLFGNFGQANYAAAKMGLVGLAETLAKEGYKYNILVNSIAPLARSRMTENVLPPHILKELGPEKIAPLVLYLTHESTKVTNSIFELAAGYYGQTRWERSAGQIFNPNEKSFTPESILNKWDSITDFKDKPFNKVEHPSQLADYNTLTAKAKQLPQENDQGKIKISSLGGKVVIITGAGGGLGKSHAQWFARYGAKVVVNDIKDPDSVVAELNKQFGANTAVADKHNIVTEAPKIVSTAMAKFNRVDILVNNAGILRDKSFLKMTDDDWFSVLQVHLFATFAMCKAVWPIFLEQGSGFIINTTSTSGIYGNFGQANYAAAKASILGFSKTLAIEGGKKGIRVNVIAPHAETAMTKTIFGEKELSNHFDPAYVSPLVVLLASEELQKKNRRGGVNGQLYEVGGGWCGQTRWQRGPGYVSRSPNIQPELLRDNWSKVVNFTKGKMINPSSTEQSSMAILQAVQKAEMENATGQSSNPGTGAENVKGGFNFNYRDCILYNLGLGATSKELKYVYEKDPDFQVLPTFAVIPSMNSVPSLAMDDLVDDFNYAMLLHGEQYFKLNVSKLPTSGQLKTVAKPLQVLDKSGKAAVIVGGMTTVNAKTGKTLVYNEGTFFVRGAHVPKGKEMKGEGRARFATENFKAPQDKSPDFVFEYTTSEDLAALYRLSGDYNPLHIDPSVAKAVKFPKPILHGLCFLGISAKALYEHYGPYEELKVRFTNVVIPGDKLRVKGWKQANGVVIFQTIDVDRNVVVLDSAAIRLQNVTRSKL; encoded by the coding sequence ATGTCGGATACGCTGTCGTTTAAGGGCAGAGTGGTTATTGTCACGGGTGCCGGTGGAGGGCTCGGGAAAGTTTATGCGCTCGAGTTTGCAAAGCGTGGAGCGAAAGTGGTGGTAAATGATCTGGGCGGGACGCTTGGTGGTGCCGGCTCCGATTCGAAGGCCGCGGATGTCGTTGTCGAGCAGATCAAAAGAGAGTACAATGGTGAGGCCGTCGCGAATTACGACTCAGTCAACGGCGCGAACGCAGCCAACATTGTCAAGACGGCGGTGGATGCGTTTGGGAGAGTCGACGTGCTCGTTAACAACGCGGGGATCCTGAGAGACGCGAGTTTCGCGAAGATGGACGCGCAGCAGTTTGCTTCCGTGGTCGACGTTCATTTGAACGGCGCTTACAAGCTGACTAAGGCAGCGTGGCCGTACATGCGGGACCAGAAGTTTGGTAGAATCATCAACACGGCATCCCCAGCTGGGTTGTTTGGCAACTTCGGGCAGGCGAACTACGCGGCGGCTAAGATGGGGCTCGTCGGGTTGGCCGAGACGCTCGCAAAGGAGGGGTACAAGTACAACATCCTGGTCAACTCGATTGCCCCGCTGGCAAGGTCCAGGATGACCGAGAACGTGTTGCCGCCACATATATTGAAGGAACTTGGGCCAGAGAAGATTGCCCCCTTGGTCCTGTACTTGACACACGAATCTACAAAAGTGACAAACTCGATCTTCGAGTTGGCCGCTGGATACTACGGGCAAACAAGATGGGAGAGGTCCGCGGGGCAAATTTTCAACCCGAACGAGAAATCTTTTACACCAGAGAGTATCTTGAACAAGTGGGACAGTATCACAGATTTTAAGGACAAACCTTTCAACAAAGTGGAACACCCATCGCAACTGGCAGACTACAACACTTTGACTGCCAAGGCTAAGCAGTTACCGCAAGAGAACGACCAGGGAAAAATTAAGATCAGTTCACTGGGGGGGAAAGTTGTGATCATCACGGGGGCCGGTGGTGGTCTTGGGAAATCGCATGCCCAGTGGTTTGCCAGGTACGGTGCGAAAGTTGTTGTCAACGATATAAAGGACCCAGACTCTGTCGTtgcagaattgaacaaacagtttggTGCAAATACAGCAGTGGCAGATAAACACAATATCGTCACGGAGGCTCCAAAGATTGTCTCCACAGCAATGGCCAAGTTTAACCGTGTTGATATCCTGGTGAACAATGCAGGTATCCTTAGAGACAAatcgtttttgaagatgacCGATGACGACTGGTTCTCCGTGCTACAAGTTCACCTGTTTGCAACTTTCGCCATGTGTAAAGCAGTCTGGCCCATCTTTTTGGAACAAGGTTCAGggttcatcatcaacaccACGTCCACTTCTGGTATTTACGGGAATTTTGGGCAAGCAAACTATGCTGCTGCAAAGGCTTCAATTCTGgggttttccaaaactttggCAATTGAGGGAGGCAAAAAGGGAATCAGAGTAAACGTCATTGCACCACACGCTGAAACTGCAATGACGAAGACTATCTTTGGTGAAAAGGAACTCTCAAACCATTTCGACCCCGCGTACGTCTCCCCACTTGTCGTTCTGTTGGCCTCTGAAGAActtcagaagaagaacagacGCGGCGGAGTCAATGGTCAGTTGTACGAAGTCGGTGGTGGGTGGTGTGGTCAGACACGGTGGCAGAGAGGTCCCGGTTACGTATCAAGATCTCCTAACATCCAGCCTGAATTACTCCGCGACAACTGGAGCAAAGTGGTTAACTTCACCAAGGGTAAGATGATCAATCCATCCTCAACAGAGCAGTCCTCGATGGCGATTTTACAAGCTGTTCAAAAGGCTGAAATGGAGAATGCTACAGGTCAATCATCCAACCCCGGTACAGGAGCAGAGAACGTGAAAGGTGgtttcaacttcaattACAGGGATTGCATCCTGTACAATTTAGGGTTAGGTGCTACTAGCAAGGAACTGAAATACGTGTACGAGAAAGATCCCGATTTCCAAGTTTTACCCACGTTTGCTGTTATCCCTTCGATGAACAGCGTGCCATCCCTGGCAATGGACGATCTAGTGGACGATTTCAATTATGCAATGCTGCTGCATGGGGAACAGTACTTCAAACTGAACGTCTCTAAATTGCCAACCTCGGGACAGTTGAAAACGGTAGCAAAACCTTTACAAGTCTTGGACAAAAGTGGGAAAGCTGCTGTCATTGTCGGTGGAATGACCACCGTAAACGCTAAAACGGGCAAAACTTTGGTTTACAATGAGGGGACGTTCTTTGTAAGAGGTGCACATGTACCAAAGGGGAAGGAAATGAAGGGAGAAGGCAGAGCAAGGTTTGCAACAGAGAATTTCAAAGCTCCTCAAGACAAAAGTCCCGATTTCGTCTTCGAGTATACCACGTCTGAGGATCTTGCCGCGTTGTATAGACTCTCTGGGGACTACAACCCACTACACATCGACCCTTCTGTTGCCAAGGCTGTCAAGTTCCCCAAACCTATTCTCCATGGCTTGTGCTTCCTCGGCATCAGTGCCAAGGCTCTGTATGAACACTACGGTCCCTACGAAGAGTTGAAAGTAAGGTTCACCAACGTAGTCATTCCAGGTGACAAACTAAGGGTTAAAGGCTGGAAACAGGCTAACGGTGTCGTGATTTTTCAAACCATCGACGTGGATAGGaacgttgttgttcttgacAGCGCTGCGATAAGGTTGCAAAATGTGACCAGGTCCAAGTTGTGA
- the KNAG0A06940 gene encoding uncharacterized protein (Ty like retrotransposon), with the protein MNSVQFLGHVIDKDGIHVDNAKIDAMVNWPTPRNVKEMKSFRVLPVFTESSFVTSRRLQRLCTIIVVVNKLGIKLVKKPLLSLKIS; encoded by the coding sequence ATGAACTCAGTGCAGTTCCTAGGCCATGTCATAGACAAGGATGGTATCCATGTGGATAACGCCAAAATCGATGCCATGGTCAACTGGCCCACACCGAGGAACGTGAAAGAGATGAAAAGTTTTCGGGTACTACCGGTTTTTACAGAAAGTTCATTCGTGACTTCTCGAAGACTGCAGCGCCTTTGCACGATTATAGTTGTGGTAAACAAACTTGGAATAAAACTTGTCAAAAAGCCTTTGCTAAGCTTAAAAATCAGCTAA
- the QCR10 gene encoding ubiquinol--cytochrome-c reductase subunit 10 (similar to Saccharomyces cerevisiae QCR10 (YHR001W-A); ancestral locus Anc_2.520): MGIAYNTRINTRIAPHLGKLSLKNLFTYSPTLMLWGGASAAGLLVFIEGWPLFRQTFFQKIPVFGSHWVDDTPEEDKPQ, encoded by the coding sequence ATGGGTATTGCATACAACACAAGAATAAACACCCGGATTGCCCCACATTTGGGGAAgctttctttgaagaacctCTTCACGTATAGCCCTACGTTGATGCTATGGGGTGGTGCGTCGGCAGCTGGGTTGTTGGTTTTCATTGAAGGCTGGCCCCTGTTCCGGCAAACtttcttccaaaagatcCCCGTCTTTGGGAGTCACTGGGTCGACGACACGCCGGAAGAGGACAAGCCACAGTAG
- the MRPL13 gene encoding mitochondrial 54S ribosomal protein mL50 MRPL13 (similar to Saccharomyces cerevisiae MRPL13 (YKR006C); ancestral locus Anc_2.516), with translation MLKYGSVSGNTARVRWFGSSATRQDFMSWFRRAKKEKALAKEPVRSTQEVMSDIESGKAIKGEAQIAKLDLTRENFIGKRVRKVPPLKEIPYNHWLSAKKVTKENELDTVLLDAYNSSVIGVGGAKIDAVTNAAFQSAFSDLATKFRFVKTLQCKTGHPISDYYLTVLSTPSQFKEYYMEAILSGKLAKFNEKEPNAIEIKADTYKAPNIHVNQEKTVGQQMSKFSKILREVKAMERAATEEALERARRS, from the coding sequence ATGCTGAAGTACGGTAGTGTGAGTGGGAACACTGCCCGAGTGCGCTGGTTTGGCAGCTCGGCTACCAGACAGGACTTTATGTCCTGGTTCAGGCGGgcgaagaaagagaaggcATTGGCTAAAGAGCCAGTAAGAAGCACACAGGAAGTTATGAGCGATATAGAGTCCGGGAAAGCTATTAAGGGCGAAGCACAGATTGCTAAACTGGATCTGACCCGGGAAAATTTCATCGGGAAACGAGTTCGCAAAGTCCCACCACTCAAAGAGATTCCTTACAACCACTGGTTATCCGCAAAGAAGGTTACCAAGGAAAATGAACTAGATACAGTGTTGCTGGACGCATACAACAGTTCTGTAATCGGTGTTGGGGGTGCAAAAATTGACGCCGTGACAAACGCCGCATTCCAGTCTGCATTTTCTGACTTGGCGACAAAATTTAGATTTGTGAAGACCTTGCAATGTAAGACCGGTCATCCGATATCAGATTATTACTTGACTGTTTTAAGCACACCTTCGCAGTTCAAGGAGTACTATATGGAGGCTATTCTCTCCGGGAAATTAGCCAAATTCAACGAAAAGGAACCGAACGCCATCGAAATCAAAGCAGATACCTACAAGGCACCAAACATCCACGTAAACCAAGAGAAGACTGTTGGACAGCAGATGAGTAAGTTCAGTAAAATTCTACGTGAGGTAAAGGCGATGGAACGGGCCGCAACAGAGGAGGCTCTCGAAAGGGCCCGGAGATCGTGA
- the APM3 gene encoding Apm3p (similar to Saccharomyces cerevisiae APM3 (YBR288C); ancestral locus Anc_2.522): protein MYISFYITDARHHLVFQYLPSANCPSFKNLWTRISTACPDLTVSDSGALHGTVGKNLVVSKYYSDASHLYYFCLSSASDRDAGDVGLMSPTGMEPFVLMSQIDLALLEYFDKEQLSVKKVVNNHDQLALIFNCLVNSGEPSVNGMYSNRIKTIVPMKSDFSKILNSTAQSLQHVGQNLMSRPPHFPQHQQQQQVAPLQHTDEEEIVPWRSAKVNSRRNEFYVDVRESVEVVVERAAHRSTSRGTPAPLQLVTGCITGVVDCRCYLSRDPIVEVTFNNHGCDLGTPALHDCVELDGVPEGPADHTTLKFIPPDGKFRLMEYSVTLGDPRAYFGLVTPSFEDGLGKNNDEFEVAVSVGGSTKVDAVADLXVALQFSAPLTQGQAEQTEYKVRILRTTHGRYSQGVHYDEGKWVFDAETPTGVLAVLRGCIERCPTTPQAGTPVGVPPETPTGTAARLSRATVSYRHEQQLASEIQVEAINIRGTRGGRELFKGVKYVTVASAVELRG from the coding sequence ATGTACATCTCCTTTTACATTACAGATGCGAGGCACCATTTGGTGTTCCAGTACCTCCCCAGTGCAAACTGTCcatctttcaagaacttgtgGACGAGGATCTCTACGGCGTGTCCTGATTTGACGGTATCCGATTCTGGAGCGCTCCATGGGACCGTAGGCAAGAATCTTGTCGTGTCCAAGTACTACTCTGATGCAAGCCACCTTTACTATTTCTGTCTGTCGTCCGCTTCCGATAGAGACGCTGGAGATGTCGGACTTATGTCCCCCACTGGGATGGAACCGTTTGTTCTAATGTCGCAGATTGATCTTGCTCTGCTAGAGTACTTCGACAAGGAGCAATTGAGTGTGAAGAAAGTTGTGAACAATCACGATCAATTGGCGCTGATCTTCAACTGTCTCGTGAACAGCGGCGAACCGAGCGTCAACGGGATGTACAGCAACCGGATCAAGACGATTGTACCGATGAAATCGGACTTTtccaagatcttgaacTCCACCGCGCAGAGTCTACAACACGTTGGCCAGAACCTGATGTCGCGCCCCCCACATTTCCCACAGcaccagcaacagcaacaagtGGCACCACTGCAACACACagatgaggaggagataGTCCCCTGGCGGAGTGCGAAAGTGAATTCTCGAAGGAACGAGTTCTACGTGGACGTGAGGGAGTCCGTGGAGGTAGTAGTCGAGCGAGCCGCGCACAGGAGCACGTCCCGTGGCACACCTGCCCCTCTGCAGCTTGTTACCGGGTGTATCACTGGTGTGGTAGACTGCAGGTGTTACCTGAGTCGGGACCCCATCGTCGAAGTAACTTTCAACAACCACGGGTGTGATCTGGGGACCCCAGCACTACATGACTGTGTCGAGCTAGATGGGGTTCCCGAGGGCCCCGCGGATCACACCACTCTGAAGTTTATCCCACCAGATGGTAAATTCAGACTGATGGAGTATAGCGTCACTTTGGGGGACCCTCGGGCGTACTTCGGTCTCGTGACCCCTAGTTTCGAGGACGGGCTGGGCAAGAACAACGACGAGTTTGAGGTCGCCGTGAGTGTCGGTGGTTCAACGAAAGTCGACGCCGTGGCAGACCTCANAGTGGCACTACAGTTCTCCGCCCCACTGACCCAGGGCCAAGCGGAACAGACGGAGTACAAAGTGCGGATACTGCGCACGACACACGGACGGTACAGCCAGGGCGTGCACTACGACGAGGGCAAGTGGGTCTTCGACGCAGAGACACCTACCGGGGTCCTCGCCGTCCTGCGCGGCTGCATCGAACGGTGCCCGACTACACCGCAGGCTGGGACCCCAGTGGGGGTCCCCCCAGAGACCCCCACTGGCACCGCTGCCCGTCTGTCCCGCGCCACGGTGTCGTACCGTCACGAGCAGCAGCTGGCGTCAGAGATCCAGGTCGAGGCGATCAACATCCGCGGGACGCGTGGCGGCCGCGAACTGTTCAAGGGCGTGAAATACGTCACTGTCGCCTCCGCCGTGGAACTCCGCGGATAA
- the MEH1 gene encoding Meh1p (similar to Saccharomyces cerevisiae MEH1 (YKR007W); ancestral locus Anc_2.517): MGAVLSCCFKNRTGSPDEEALLRGGQNGYGAAGSTGPQDGYDSVQDQLREQELQMRQRDNELKDIVAQTNDKLIDISMVSNSGIVVQSGDLDQAEGSDSLRGGQNSNQNSIQDTTDRSGLEEPQDASSAAGNGPFANPSSAGDKDSQDPKFTALDPSTITKETRGHLEQLYDTMMAELEQQLQVQVPGELTMAF, encoded by the coding sequence ATGGGAGCAGTGCTGAGTTGTTGCTTTAAGAATAGGACCGGTTCCCCGGACGAGGAGGCTTTGTTAAGGGGCGGTCAGAACGGTTACGGTGCTGCAGGTAGCACTGGTCCTCAAGACGGGTACGATTCAGTGCAAGACCAGCTGAGAGAGCAGGAGCTCCAGATGAGACAGAGAGATAACGAGCTGAAGGACATTGTTGCGCAGACAAACGACAAGCTGATCGACATCTCGATGGTGAGCAACAGCGGGATTGTAGTACAAAGCGGCGATTTGGATCAAGCGGAAGGCTCAGATTCGCTGAGAGGTGGCCAAAATAGTAACCAGAACAGTATACAGGACACTACCGATCGCAGTGGATTGGAAGAACCGCAGGACGCAAGTTCAGCTGCCGGAAATGGACCGTTTGCTAACCCAAGCAGCGCGGGCGACAAAGACTCACAAGACCCCAAATTCACCGCATTGGATCCATCCACAATCACAAAGGAAACCAGGGGGCACCTGGAACAACTGTACGACACGATGATGgcagaactggaacaaCAATTGCAAGTCCAAGTGCCGGGGGAGCTGACCATGGCATTCTGA
- the KNAG0A06925 gene encoding uncharacterized protein (Ty like retrotransposon): protein MFQKVVQEYRQGKEAAKKMVAVPENTAKAPEQTVTAPKQTVVTAAPAAPATTAESPITIANTRLTYLRKNFTFSGAEDNGMQFRQWKATFKSIAEGPAKVLSLSPYMIALNSFQGMAVKTFEQFIDNKTDAEREALTVEEIIQGMAAPYDHKVDKVRRTGDMLLTPIRSWKACKKFLKSMRPSSKRSCLRGWRETFSSL from the coding sequence ATGTTTCAGAAGGTAGTACAGGAGTACAGGCAGGGCAAAGAAGCTGCTAAGAAAATGGTGGCTGTTCCCGAAAACACCGCCAAGGCTCCTGAGCAAACTGTCACTGCTCCGAAACAAACTGTGGTAACAGCTGCACCAGCTGCGCCAGCTACAACCGCTGAGTCGCCTATCACGATTGCGAACACAAGACTAACGTATTTGCGTAAAAACTTCACCTTCAGTGGAGCGGAAGACAACGGAATGCAATTCAGACAATGGAAGGCGACGTTCAAGTCTATCGCTGAGGGACCCGCCAAGGTGTTATCATTGTCTCCGTATATGATAGCATTGAATTCTTTCCAAGGTATGGCAGTGAAAACGTTCGAACAGTTCATTGACAACAAGACTGACGCAGAAAGAGAAGCGTTGACTGTGGAGGAAATCATTCAAGGTATGGCTGCGCCATACGACCACAAGGTTGATAAAGTCAGAAGAACTGGTGACATGCTTCTCACTCCCATCCGCTCTTGGAAAGCTTGcaagaagtttttgaagagtaTGAGACCTTCTTCCAAACGTTCATGTCTGAGAGGATGGCGAGAAACGTTTTCCTCGCTTTAA